A single Micromonospora sp. CCTCC AA 2012012 DNA region contains:
- the map gene encoding type I methionyl aminopeptidase: protein MRRPQLDIQLKTPDQIEQMRAAGLVVARALRRMREAVAPGVSTADLDAIAEATIREAGAVPSFKGYHGFPASICSSVNEQVVHAIPSPQQVLSEGDLISIDCGAVLNGWHGDAAITVGVGEVDPALLKMASVAEDAMWAGIAAAARGAANGRGRLTDISHAVETAVRKGGRYGIVDGYGGHGIGTEMHQDPHVLNHGRPGKGPRLVPGLALAIEPMITMGSPRTEELADGWTVVTRDGSMAVHVEHSMALLDDGVWVLTAEDGGRARLGDLVTSRQPAASPAV, encoded by the coding sequence ATGCGTCGTCCCCAGCTGGACATCCAGCTGAAGACCCCCGACCAGATCGAGCAGATGCGCGCCGCCGGCCTGGTGGTCGCCCGCGCGCTGCGTCGGATGCGGGAGGCCGTCGCCCCCGGGGTGAGCACCGCCGACCTGGACGCGATCGCCGAGGCCACCATCCGCGAGGCCGGCGCCGTCCCGTCCTTCAAGGGCTACCACGGCTTTCCGGCGTCGATCTGCTCGTCGGTCAACGAGCAGGTGGTGCACGCGATCCCGTCGCCGCAGCAGGTGCTCAGCGAGGGCGACCTCATCTCCATCGACTGCGGCGCGGTGCTGAACGGCTGGCATGGCGACGCCGCGATCACGGTCGGGGTCGGCGAGGTCGACCCCGCCCTGCTGAAGATGGCGTCGGTCGCCGAGGACGCGATGTGGGCCGGCATCGCCGCCGCGGCGCGCGGCGCCGCGAACGGCCGGGGCCGGCTCACCGACATCTCGCACGCGGTGGAGACCGCCGTCCGTAAGGGCGGCCGCTACGGCATCGTCGACGGGTACGGCGGGCACGGCATCGGCACCGAGATGCACCAGGACCCGCACGTGCTCAACCACGGGCGTCCGGGCAAGGGTCCCCGGCTGGTGCCGGGACTGGCGCTGGCGATCGAGCCGATGATCACGATGGGCTCGCCGCGGACCGAGGAACTGGCCGACGGCTGGACCGTGGTCACCCGGGACGGGTCGATGGCGGTGCACGTCGAGCACTCGATGGCGCTGCTGGACGACGGGGTCTGGGTGCTCACCGCCGAGGACGGCGGGCGGGCTCGCCTCGGCGACCTCGTCACCTCCCGTCAGCCGGCCGCCTCTCCGGCGGTCTGA
- a CDS encoding DUF1707 SHOCT-like domain-containing protein, which translates to MDGRDGMRAADADRQETAERLRVALEEGRIDLYEYDERLQRAYGAKTYGELAGVLADLPGPAPVERSGVVPRQPEAEPAVSGVTPHPVVSAGGGTTAGWLVEAWLPWLRVAAILTAIWLFSSLGSRHLAYFWPIWALGPWGAVLLFRTAGGLATGAPGRDAERRARRRAERHERRRARRSGRR; encoded by the coding sequence ATGGACGGGCGGGACGGCATGCGGGCGGCCGACGCGGACCGGCAGGAGACGGCGGAACGGCTCCGGGTCGCGCTGGAGGAGGGCCGGATCGACCTCTACGAGTACGACGAGCGGCTCCAGCGGGCGTACGGGGCGAAGACCTACGGCGAGCTGGCCGGGGTGCTGGCGGACCTGCCCGGCCCCGCTCCCGTGGAGCGCTCCGGGGTGGTGCCCCGGCAGCCCGAGGCCGAGCCGGCGGTGAGCGGGGTCACGCCCCATCCGGTGGTGTCGGCCGGGGGCGGTACGACGGCCGGGTGGCTGGTCGAGGCCTGGCTGCCGTGGCTTCGGGTGGCCGCGATCCTGACCGCGATCTGGTTGTTCAGCTCGCTCGGCAGCCGGCACCTCGCGTACTTCTGGCCGATCTGGGCGCTCGGGCCGTGGGGTGCGGTGCTCCTGTTCCGGACCGCCGGCGGGCTGGCCACCGGGGCTCCGGGGCGGGACGCCGAGCGGCGGGCGCGGCGCCGTGCCGAACGACACGAGCGTCGCCGGGCCCGGCGGTCGGGCCGGCGGTAG
- the infA gene encoding translation initiation factor IF-1, producing the protein MPKKDGAIEIEGRVIEPLPNAMFRVELANGHKVLAHISGKMRQHYIRILPEDRVVVELSPYDLTRGRIVYRYK; encoded by the coding sequence ATGCCGAAAAAAGACGGAGCCATCGAGATCGAGGGTCGGGTCATCGAGCCCCTGCCGAACGCCATGTTCCGGGTGGAGCTCGCGAACGGTCACAAGGTGCTGGCTCACATCAGTGGCAAGATGCGGCAGCACTACATCCGCATCCTGCCGGAGGACCGTGTCGTCGTCGAACTCTCGCCGTACGACCTGACCCGCGGGCGCATCGTCTACCGCTACAAGTAA
- the rpmJ gene encoding 50S ribosomal protein L36: MKVKPSVKRICNKCRVIRRHGRVMVICTDPRHKQRQG, from the coding sequence GTGAAGGTCAAGCCGAGCGTCAAGAGGATCTGCAACAAGTGCCGGGTCATTCGCCGGCACGGCCGGGTCATGGTCATCTGCACCGACCCGCGCCACAAGCAGCGCCAGGGCTGA
- the rpsM gene encoding 30S ribosomal protein S13, translated as MARLVGVDLPREKRMEIALTYIFGVGRTRALETLAATGISPDKRVRDLTDEELVQLRNHIEGNYKVEGDLRREVAADIRRKVEIGCYAGIRHRRGLPVRGQRTKTNARTRKGPKRTVAGKKKPGKK; from the coding sequence ATGGCACGTCTAGTCGGCGTCGACCTCCCCCGCGAGAAGCGGATGGAGATCGCGCTCACCTACATCTTCGGGGTCGGTCGTACCCGTGCCCTGGAGACGCTCGCTGCGACCGGCATCTCGCCGGACAAGCGGGTCCGGGACCTCACGGACGAGGAGCTGGTCCAGCTCCGGAACCACATCGAGGGCAACTACAAGGTTGAAGGCGACCTGCGCCGCGAGGTCGCTGCTGACATCCGCCGCAAGGTCGAGATCGGCTGCTACGCCGGCATCCGGCACCGCCGCGGTCTGCCGGTGCGCGGTCAGCGCACCAAGACCAACGCGCGTACCCGTAAGGGCCCGAAGCGGACCGTGGCCGGCAAGAAGAAGCCCGGCAAGAAGTAA
- the rpsK gene encoding 30S ribosomal protein S11 — protein sequence MPPKARAGAAVKKVRRKERKNVAHGQAHIKSTFNNTIVSITDPTGAVISWASSGQVGFKGSRKSTPFAAQLAAEAAARRAMEHGMRKVDVFVKGPGSGRETAIRSLQAAGLEVGQISDVTPQPHNGCRPPKRRRV from the coding sequence ATGCCACCGAAGGCTCGTGCCGGAGCCGCCGTCAAGAAGGTCCGGCGCAAGGAACGCAAGAACGTCGCCCACGGGCAGGCGCACATCAAGAGCACCTTCAACAACACCATCGTGTCGATCACCGACCCGACCGGTGCGGTCATCTCCTGGGCCTCGTCCGGCCAGGTGGGCTTCAAGGGCTCCCGCAAGTCGACTCCGTTCGCCGCGCAGCTGGCCGCCGAGGCCGCCGCGCGTCGGGCCATGGAGCACGGCATGCGGAAGGTCGACGTGTTCGTCAAGGGCCCCGGCTCCGGCCGGGAGACCGCCATCCGTTCGCTGCAGGCCGCCGGGCTGGAGGTCGGGCAGATCTCCGACGTCACGCCGCAGCCGCACAACGGATGCCGTCCGCCCAAGCGTCGCCGGGTCTGA
- the rpsD gene encoding 30S ribosomal protein S4, with protein sequence MARYTGADCRRCRREKMKLFLKGSKCDGPKCPFESRPFPPGQHGRGRTKETEYLLQLREKQKARRVYGVLEKQFRGYYEEAVNKKAKTGEVLLQILESRLDNVVYRAGYAKSRDMARQLVKHGHFTVNGKKVDIPSYRVKEHDIIEVRGKSKELTPFIVAAAEAGSKTVPAWLEAIPSQMKVLVHSLPARQVIDTQVQEQLIVELYSK encoded by the coding sequence ATGGCTCGTTACACCGGTGCTGACTGCCGCCGTTGCCGGCGGGAGAAGATGAAGCTGTTCCTCAAGGGCAGCAAGTGCGATGGTCCGAAGTGCCCGTTCGAGTCCCGGCCGTTCCCGCCCGGGCAGCACGGCCGCGGCCGCACCAAGGAGACGGAGTACCTGCTCCAGCTCCGGGAGAAGCAGAAGGCCCGTCGTGTCTACGGCGTGCTGGAGAAGCAGTTCCGCGGCTACTACGAAGAGGCCGTGAACAAGAAGGCCAAGACGGGTGAGGTTCTGCTGCAGATCCTCGAGTCGCGGCTGGACAACGTGGTCTACCGGGCCGGCTACGCCAAGTCCCGGGACATGGCCCGCCAGCTGGTCAAGCACGGTCACTTCACGGTGAACGGCAAGAAGGTCGACATCCCGTCGTACCGCGTCAAGGAGCACGACATCATCGAGGTCCGGGGCAAGAGCAAGGAGCTCACCCCGTTCATCGTGGCGGCGGCCGAGGCCGGCTCCAAGACCGTTCCGGCGTGGCTCGAGGCCATCCCCAGCCAGATGAAGGTTCTCGTGCACTCGCTCCCGGCCCGCCAGGTGATCGACACCCAGGTCCAGGAGCAGCTGATCGTCGAGCTCTACTCCAAGTAA
- a CDS encoding DNA-directed RNA polymerase subunit alpha produces MLISQRPSLSEESINETRSRFTIEPLEPGFGYTLGNSLRRTLLSSIPGAAVTSIKIDGVLHEFTTIPGVKEDVVELVMNIKELCVSSEHDEPVSMYLRKQGPGDVTAGDIQPPAGVSVHNPDLKLATLNGKGRLDMELTVERGRGYVTAAQNKQAGAEIGRIPVDSIYSPVLKVTYRVEATRVEQRTDFDRLIIDVETKPSMGPRTALASAGSTLVELFGLARELDETAEGIDIGPSPQDAQLAADLALPIEELDLTVRSYNCLKREGINSVGELIGRTEADLLDIRNFGQKSIDEVKMKLAGMGLGLKDSAPNFDPAHVVDAFGEADYDTDDYRETEQL; encoded by the coding sequence ATGCTCATCAGCCAGCGACCGTCTCTCTCCGAAGAGTCGATCAACGAGACCCGCTCCCGGTTCACCATCGAGCCGCTGGAGCCGGGCTTCGGCTACACCCTGGGCAACTCGCTGCGGCGTACGCTGCTGTCGTCCATCCCGGGTGCGGCGGTCACCTCGATCAAGATCGACGGTGTCCTGCACGAGTTCACCACCATCCCCGGTGTCAAGGAGGACGTGGTCGAGCTCGTCATGAACATCAAGGAGCTCTGCGTCAGCTCCGAGCACGACGAGCCGGTCAGCATGTACCTGCGCAAGCAGGGCCCGGGCGACGTGACCGCCGGTGACATCCAGCCCCCGGCCGGTGTCTCGGTGCACAACCCGGACCTGAAGCTCGCCACCCTGAACGGCAAGGGCCGGCTCGACATGGAGCTGACCGTCGAGCGGGGTCGTGGCTACGTCACGGCGGCGCAGAACAAGCAGGCCGGCGCCGAGATCGGCCGGATCCCGGTCGACTCGATCTACTCGCCGGTGCTGAAGGTGACGTACCGCGTCGAGGCGACCCGGGTCGAGCAGCGGACCGACTTCGACCGGCTGATCATCGACGTCGAGACCAAGCCGTCGATGGGCCCGCGTACCGCGCTGGCCTCCGCCGGCTCGACGCTGGTGGAGCTCTTCGGGCTGGCCCGGGAGCTGGACGAGACCGCCGAGGGCATCGACATCGGGCCGTCCCCGCAGGACGCCCAGCTGGCGGCGGACCTGGCCCTGCCGATCGAGGAGCTGGACCTCACCGTCCGCTCCTACAACTGCCTCAAGCGCGAGGGCATCAACTCCGTTGGTGAGCTCATCGGGCGTACCGAGGCCGACCTCCTCGACATCCGGAATTTCGGTCAGAAGTCGATCGACGAGGTCAAGATGAAGCTCGCCGGGATGGGGCTCGGGCTGAAGGACTCGGCTCCGAACTTCGACCCGGCGCACGTCGTGGACGCCTTCGGCGAGGCCGACTACGACACCGACGACTACCGCGAGACCGAGCAGCTCTAG
- the rplQ gene encoding 50S ribosomal protein L17: MPTPTKGPRLGGSPAHERLMLANLATALFQHGKIKTTETKARRLRPLAEQLITKAKRGDLAARRRVLGVVKDKDVVYALFDQIAPRYANRNGGYTRIVKTGPRKGDNAPMAVIELVEELQVAEPKANKKTAARKAAQQDKVEALAPAEETPTSTPADADVDQDSEAPVHASGDTAAAREDSDEATEATENKA, from the coding sequence ATGCCCACGCCCACCAAGGGCCCCCGCCTCGGCGGCAGCCCCGCGCACGAGCGGCTGATGCTGGCCAACCTGGCCACCGCGCTGTTCCAGCACGGAAAGATCAAGACCACCGAGACGAAGGCCCGGCGGCTGCGTCCGCTGGCCGAGCAGCTCATCACCAAGGCCAAGCGGGGCGACCTCGCCGCGCGGCGTCGGGTGCTGGGCGTCGTCAAGGACAAGGACGTGGTCTACGCCCTGTTCGACCAGATCGCGCCCCGGTACGCCAACCGCAACGGTGGCTACACCCGGATCGTGAAGACCGGTCCGCGCAAGGGCGACAACGCTCCGATGGCGGTCATCGAGCTGGTCGAGGAGCTTCAGGTCGCCGAGCCCAAGGCGAACAAGAAGACCGCCGCCCGCAAGGCCGCCCAGCAGGACAAGGTCGAGGCGCTCGCCCCGGCCGAGGAGACCCCGACCTCGACCCCGGCGGACGCCGACGTCGACCAGGACTCCGAGGCTCCGGTGCACGCCTCCGGTGACACCGCCGCCGCCCGCGAGGACAGCGACGAGGCCACCGAGGCCACCGAGAACAAGGCCTGA
- the truA gene encoding tRNA pseudouridine(38-40) synthase TruA encodes MDERIRLRLDVSYDGTDFSGWAAQPTRRTVAGVLVETLDLVLGAGTATGLTVAGRTDAGVHATGQVCHLDLPAAVWREHDGRLLRRLARLLPTDVRVRAMTEVPADFDARFSATFRRYEYRVTDAPWGAEPLRRHDTLAWPKPLDLAALNAAAAGLVGEHDFAAYCRRKEHATTLREVTRLDWRRDADGILVATVQADAFCQAMVRSLVGAMLVAGDGRRPVEWPAGLLTRRDRSSEVTVAGAHGLTLVAVGYPDDPAEYARRADLTRRLRVPVAEG; translated from the coding sequence GTGGACGAGCGGATCCGGCTGCGGCTGGACGTCTCGTACGACGGCACCGACTTCTCCGGCTGGGCTGCCCAGCCGACCCGCCGTACCGTGGCCGGCGTGCTGGTCGAGACGCTGGACCTGGTCCTCGGCGCGGGCACCGCGACCGGGTTGACCGTCGCCGGCCGGACCGACGCCGGAGTGCACGCCACCGGGCAGGTCTGCCACCTCGACCTGCCCGCGGCGGTGTGGCGGGAGCACGACGGCCGGTTGCTGCGCCGGCTGGCCCGGCTGCTCCCCACCGACGTGCGGGTCCGGGCGATGACCGAGGTCCCCGCCGACTTCGACGCCCGCTTCTCGGCGACCTTCCGCCGCTACGAGTACCGGGTGACCGACGCCCCGTGGGGCGCCGAGCCGCTGCGCCGGCACGACACGCTCGCCTGGCCGAAGCCGCTGGACCTGGCCGCGCTGAACGCCGCCGCGGCGGGCCTGGTGGGGGAGCACGACTTCGCCGCGTACTGCCGGCGCAAGGAGCACGCCACCACGCTGCGCGAGGTGACCCGGCTGGACTGGCGGCGGGACGCGGACGGCATCCTGGTCGCCACCGTCCAGGCCGACGCGTTCTGTCAGGCGATGGTGCGCAGCCTGGTCGGCGCGATGCTGGTCGCCGGGGACGGCCGCCGGCCGGTCGAGTGGCCGGCGGGGCTGCTGACCCGGCGGGACCGGTCCAGTGAGGTCACGGTGGCGGGTGCGCACGGGCTCACCCTGGTGGCGGTGGGCTACCCCGACGACCCGGCCGAGTACGCGCGCCGCGCCGACCTGACCCGCCGACTGCGGGTCCCCGTCGCCGAGGGCTGA
- a CDS encoding class I SAM-dependent methyltransferase, which produces MTGDHYFTAEPATDAHPREVEFSVAGRDYTLTSAGGVFSADRLDAGTAVLLRKAELPAPDTGGALLDLGCGFGPITCVLADHAPAATVWAVDVNQRARDLTAANAARVGAADRVRVAAPDDVPADVSFAEIWSNPPIRIGKSDLHDLLRRWLPRLAPDGVAWLVVARHLGGDSLHRWLVEEQGWQVERHASQKGYRVLRVTR; this is translated from the coding sequence GTGACCGGCGACCACTACTTCACCGCTGAACCCGCGACCGACGCCCACCCGCGCGAGGTCGAGTTCTCCGTCGCCGGGCGCGACTACACGCTCACCTCGGCCGGCGGGGTCTTCTCCGCCGACCGGCTCGACGCCGGCACCGCGGTGCTGCTGCGCAAGGCCGAGCTGCCGGCCCCCGACACCGGCGGCGCCCTGCTCGACCTCGGCTGCGGCTTCGGGCCGATCACCTGCGTGCTCGCCGACCACGCGCCGGCCGCGACGGTCTGGGCGGTCGACGTCAACCAGCGCGCCCGCGACCTCACCGCCGCCAACGCCGCCCGGGTCGGTGCCGCCGACCGGGTCCGGGTCGCCGCCCCCGACGACGTACCGGCCGACGTCTCGTTCGCCGAGATCTGGTCCAACCCACCGATCCGGATCGGCAAGAGCGACCTGCACGACCTGCTGCGCCGCTGGCTGCCCCGACTCGCCCCGGACGGCGTCGCCTGGCTGGTCGTCGCCCGGCACCTCGGCGGTGACTCGCTGCACCGCTGGCTCGTCGAGGAACAGGGCTGGCAGGTCGAGCGGCACGCCAGCCAGAAGGGCTACCGGGTGCTGCGGGTCACCCGGTAA
- a CDS encoding ABC-F family ATP-binding cassette domain-containing protein, with product MGYVDVASVGHLLPDGRELFTDVSFRVGEGAKVALVGPNGAGKTTLLRMVAGDLPVQTGVIARSGGLGVMRQFIGMIGDDSTLADLALSLAPPALREAGRRLVATETAMRDAEVRGKYSTAAGKAQLAYADALAAWGEAGGYDAEVLFDTVATIVLDLPWDAARDRPVRTLSGGQQKRFALELLLRGGDEVLLLDEPDNFLDVPGKRWLETRLRESGKSVLYVSHDRELLAQTADRVVAVEGGGAWVHPGGFASWHSARVARHARLDELRKRWDEEHQKLRELMLMYKQKAAYNSDMASRYQSAQTRLRRFEEAGPPPVPPKDQDIRMRLTGGRTGKRAVVAEQLELDGLTYPFDLEIWYGDRVAVLGANGTGKSHFLRLLARGGTDPDPANAPVDGAAALTPVAHDGVVRLGARVRPGHFSQTHDRPELTGRTLVEILWRGDEHRKGMDRHTAMGVLSRYELAGQGDQRFGTLSGGQQARFLVLLLELSGATLLLLDEPTDNLDLASAEALEAGLAAFEGTVIAVTHDRWFTRSFDRFLLFGGDGEVIEPPEPVWDVG from the coding sequence GTGGGATACGTGGACGTGGCATCCGTCGGGCACCTGCTCCCCGACGGCCGGGAACTCTTCACCGACGTCTCCTTCCGGGTCGGTGAGGGTGCCAAGGTCGCCCTGGTGGGCCCGAACGGCGCCGGCAAGACCACCCTGCTGCGGATGGTCGCCGGCGACCTGCCGGTGCAGACCGGCGTGATCGCCCGCTCCGGCGGGCTCGGCGTGATGCGGCAGTTCATCGGCATGATCGGCGACGACTCCACCCTCGCCGACCTGGCCCTCTCGCTCGCCCCGCCCGCGCTGCGCGAGGCCGGCCGCCGGCTGGTCGCCACCGAGACGGCGATGCGGGACGCCGAGGTCCGCGGCAAGTACAGCACCGCCGCCGGCAAGGCGCAGCTCGCGTACGCGGACGCGCTCGCCGCCTGGGGGGAGGCCGGCGGGTACGACGCCGAGGTGCTCTTCGACACCGTCGCCACCATCGTCCTCGACCTGCCCTGGGACGCCGCCCGGGACCGGCCCGTCCGCACCCTCTCCGGCGGTCAGCAGAAGCGCTTCGCCCTGGAGCTGCTGCTGCGCGGCGGCGACGAGGTGCTGCTGCTCGACGAGCCGGACAACTTCCTCGACGTGCCCGGCAAGCGCTGGCTGGAGACGCGGCTGCGCGAATCCGGCAAGTCGGTGCTCTATGTCTCGCACGACCGGGAACTGCTCGCCCAGACCGCCGACCGGGTGGTCGCCGTCGAGGGCGGCGGCGCGTGGGTGCACCCCGGCGGCTTCGCGAGCTGGCACTCCGCGCGGGTGGCCCGCCACGCCCGCCTCGACGAGCTGCGTAAACGGTGGGACGAGGAGCACCAGAAGCTGCGCGAGCTGATGCTGATGTACAAGCAGAAGGCGGCGTACAACTCCGACATGGCCTCGCGCTACCAGTCGGCGCAGACCCGGCTACGCCGGTTCGAGGAGGCCGGGCCGCCGCCCGTACCCCCGAAGGACCAGGACATCCGGATGCGGCTGACCGGCGGGCGGACCGGCAAGCGCGCGGTGGTCGCCGAGCAGCTCGAACTCGACGGCCTGACCTACCCCTTCGACCTGGAGATCTGGTACGGCGACCGGGTCGCCGTGCTCGGCGCGAACGGCACCGGGAAGTCGCACTTCCTGCGGCTGCTGGCCCGCGGCGGCACCGACCCCGACCCGGCCAACGCCCCGGTCGACGGCGCGGCCGCGCTCACCCCCGTCGCCCACGACGGCGTGGTACGCCTCGGCGCCCGGGTCCGCCCCGGGCACTTCTCGCAGACCCACGACCGCCCCGAGCTGACCGGGAGGACGCTGGTCGAGATCCTCTGGCGGGGCGACGAGCACCGCAAGGGCATGGACCGGCACACCGCGATGGGCGTGCTGTCCCGCTACGAGCTGGCCGGCCAGGGCGACCAGCGCTTCGGCACCCTCTCCGGCGGTCAGCAGGCCCGCTTCCTGGTGCTGCTGCTGGAACTCTCCGGGGCGACCCTGCTGCTGCTCGACGAGCCCACCGACAACCTCGACCTGGCCTCCGCCGAGGCCCTGGAGGCCGGACTGGCGGCGTTCGAGGGGACGGTGATCGCGGTCACCCACGACCGCTGGTTCACCCGCTCCTTCGACCGGTTCCTCCTCTTCGGCGGCGACGGCGAGGTGATCGAGCCGCCCGAGCCGGTCTGGGACGTCGGGTGA
- a CDS encoding aldo/keto reductase, with protein MTYRRLGDSGLVVSVVGIGCNNFGRKLDLDGTRAVVDAALDAGINFFDTADIYGEPQGGSEELLGQALKGRRDDVVVATKFGMDMHGLNGPDHGARGARRYITRAVEASLRRLDTDHIDLYQMHEPDPGTPIDETLSALDDLVRAGKVRYLGNSNFAGWQIADADWTASSQGRARFISAQNHYSLLERSVEAEVIPACERFGLGMLPFFPLANGLLTGKYQRDQAPPAGSRLSGGGRYAERLAAAKWDTIEAISEFAAQRGLSMLQVAIGGLAAQPAVTSVIAGATTPDQVRANAEAGVWQPTDEDLDALDAIL; from the coding sequence ATGACCTACCGCCGGCTGGGCGACTCCGGGCTCGTGGTGTCCGTCGTCGGCATCGGCTGCAACAACTTCGGCCGCAAGCTGGACCTCGACGGCACCCGGGCGGTCGTCGACGCCGCCCTCGACGCCGGGATCAACTTCTTCGACACCGCCGACATCTACGGTGAGCCGCAGGGCGGCTCCGAGGAGCTGCTCGGCCAGGCGCTCAAGGGGCGCCGCGACGACGTGGTGGTCGCCACCAAGTTCGGCATGGACATGCACGGGCTCAACGGCCCCGACCACGGTGCCCGGGGCGCCCGGCGCTACATCACCCGGGCCGTCGAGGCGTCCCTGCGCCGGCTCGACACCGACCACATCGACCTGTACCAGATGCACGAACCCGACCCGGGCACCCCGATCGACGAGACCCTCTCCGCCCTGGACGACCTGGTCCGCGCCGGCAAGGTGCGCTACCTCGGCAACTCCAACTTCGCCGGCTGGCAGATCGCCGACGCCGACTGGACCGCCTCCTCCCAGGGCCGGGCCCGCTTCATCTCCGCGCAGAACCACTACTCGCTGCTGGAGCGCTCCGTCGAGGCCGAGGTCATCCCCGCCTGTGAGCGGTTCGGCCTCGGCATGCTGCCGTTCTTCCCGCTCGCCAACGGCCTGCTCACCGGCAAGTACCAGCGCGACCAGGCCCCGCCCGCCGGCAGCCGGCTCTCCGGCGGCGGCCGGTACGCCGAGCGTCTCGCCGCCGCGAAGTGGGACACCATCGAGGCGATCTCGGAGTTCGCGGCGCAGCGCGGGCTCAGCATGCTCCAGGTCGCCATCGGTGGACTCGCCGCGCAGCCGGCGGTGACCTCGGTGATCGCCGGTGCCACCACGCCCGACCAGGTACGCGCCAACGCCGAGGCGGGCGTCTGGCAGCCGACCGACGAGGACCTGGACGCCCTCGACGCCATCCTCTGA
- the thiE gene encoding thiamine phosphate synthase, whose amino-acid sequence MPSLGRLHLITDTRPGRQPLTVLRAALPVARAELVVQVRVADDATDREAYELARRVLALCRPYGATCLVNDRLHVALAVGAAGGHVGAEDLPVRAARRVLGSAAVLGATAREPGAAAAAVTAGASYLGVGPCHPTSTKPGLPTPIGAAGVRAVAEAVAVPVIAIGGVTAATVPALRAAGAYGVAVVGAVSGAADPGRATAELLGALTC is encoded by the coding sequence GTGCCGTCCCTGGGACGACTGCATCTGATCACCGACACCCGGCCGGGGCGGCAGCCGCTCACCGTGCTGCGGGCCGCCCTGCCGGTGGCCCGCGCCGAGCTGGTCGTCCAGGTCCGGGTGGCGGACGACGCCACCGACCGTGAGGCGTACGAGCTGGCCCGCCGGGTGCTCGCGCTCTGCCGGCCGTACGGGGCGACCTGCCTGGTCAACGACCGGCTGCACGTGGCACTCGCGGTGGGCGCGGCGGGCGGGCACGTCGGCGCGGAGGACCTGCCGGTGCGGGCCGCCCGTCGGGTGCTCGGCTCCGCCGCGGTGCTCGGCGCCACCGCCCGGGAACCGGGTGCCGCCGCCGCGGCGGTCACCGCCGGGGCGAGCTATCTGGGCGTCGGCCCCTGCCATCCCACCAGCACCAAACCCGGCCTGCCCACGCCGATCGGCGCGGCCGGGGTGCGGGCGGTCGCCGAGGCGGTGGCCGTACCGGTGATCGCCATCGGCGGGGTCACGGCGGCGACCGTGCCGGCGCTGCGGGCCGCCGGGGCGTACGGGGTGGCGGTGGTCGGGGCGGTCTCCGGGGCGGCCGACCCGGGGCGGGCCACCGCCGAGCTGCTCGGGGCGCTGACGTGCTGA